A stretch of Kiritimatiellaceae bacterium DNA encodes these proteins:
- a CDS encoding S8 family serine peptidase: MEIKQTRLSDILNGSVFPETGSGRVNVDQLSAKIVLERRVADIGNGEVRRLFLVNGGGSYPYHRIEELVRYDAAKDAYVVVRQTLIVADHFMVKLRPGCTQAELETLNASLGTRIISDTGFPDIFMIQLATPSLDGVPEMMSVYEKETNLVLRTYVDSIDFPSAIPNDTNWASQWDKQRIACPEAWDSGTGSTNIIIAIIDTGIDLDHPDLAAHLWRNPGEAGALATNGIDDDHNGYVDDWIGWDFGRGDGTVGSGDNNPDDNGDADYDGRFSVSGHGTHCAGIAGAIGNNSNQVAGVCWNVAIMALKPFEYFPSYTNMLVISTKAVLAMKYAADKGAKVTSNSYGGPGSGSSYYEGIDYQNGKGVLFVAAAGNDTANNDVTAYQPAGVNLPNVIAVANSTSSEVLSGTSSYGATTVDIVAPGSLILSTVSGGGIATKSGTSMAAPQVAGAIALLYSAKPGLNYLDCKQALMDGVDKFPAYSGKCVSGGRLNVSRSLDLLYPIRKYPYSESFETGYGRWSYNTGSTPWITNSGPTPLPGTGPSAAADGTYYLYVQGGNASKTAILKTTFDFQALVNPEISWSYHMYGANIGQLYLEVSTNGVSWANPRLLFGNQGDQWFRTNVSLLAYAGMTNVQIRFRYFFSEFFGQEAETALDLISVAEGAVSNDSDNDGLPNDWETQYFGGATNANPNATASNGVNTVLQCYIAGLNPTNAASFFKATGLEKDGAGNGFVVRWSAVSGRVYSVYSVSNLLNSFQGLETNIAFPQSSYTDSVYRAGQFYKIDVRLAQ; encoded by the coding sequence GTGGAAATAAAACAAACCCGTCTTAGCGATATTCTTAATGGATCCGTTTTTCCGGAAACCGGGTCAGGACGGGTGAACGTGGATCAGCTGTCGGCAAAAATTGTTCTGGAACGGCGTGTGGCGGATATAGGGAACGGTGAGGTGCGGCGGTTATTCTTAGTGAACGGCGGCGGAAGTTATCCATACCATCGCATTGAGGAACTGGTGCGTTATGATGCCGCAAAGGACGCATACGTTGTTGTGCGCCAGACTCTGATCGTGGCCGACCATTTTATGGTCAAACTGCGGCCCGGCTGTACACAGGCCGAACTGGAGACGCTGAATGCATCGCTCGGCACCCGGATTATTTCAGACACAGGGTTTCCGGACATCTTTATGATTCAGCTTGCGACGCCTTCGCTGGACGGAGTTCCGGAAATGATGTCCGTGTACGAAAAAGAAACCAATCTGGTTCTGCGCACCTATGTCGATTCGATCGATTTCCCCTCAGCGATTCCGAACGATACGAACTGGGCTTCGCAATGGGATAAACAGCGGATTGCCTGTCCGGAGGCATGGGATAGCGGAACCGGCAGTACGAACATCATCATCGCCATCATTGACACAGGGATAGATCTCGACCACCCCGATTTGGCGGCGCACCTCTGGCGTAACCCCGGCGAAGCCGGAGCGTTAGCCACAAACGGTATTGATGACGACCATAACGGATACGTCGATGACTGGATCGGCTGGGATTTTGGACGGGGGGATGGGACAGTGGGTTCGGGCGATAACAATCCGGACGATAATGGCGACGCCGATTATGACGGTCGCTTCAGTGTCAGCGGGCACGGTACGCATTGCGCCGGAATTGCCGGAGCTATTGGCAACAACTCAAATCAGGTTGCGGGGGTTTGCTGGAACGTGGCCATTATGGCGCTGAAGCCTTTTGAGTATTTCCCAAGCTATACAAACATGCTTGTGATCTCAACCAAAGCGGTGCTGGCTATGAAATATGCGGCTGATAAAGGAGCCAAGGTCACTTCTAATTCGTATGGCGGGCCGGGTAGTGGAAGCAGTTATTATGAGGGGATCGATTATCAGAATGGCAAGGGAGTTCTGTTTGTTGCCGCTGCCGGTAATGACACGGCGAATAACGATGTAACAGCCTATCAGCCAGCGGGGGTTAATCTCCCCAATGTCATTGCAGTAGCCAACAGCACCAGTTCCGAGGTGTTGTCGGGCACGTCAAGCTACGGCGCAACCACGGTGGACATCGTCGCTCCGGGCAGTTTAATTTTAAGCACCGTGTCGGGTGGTGGTATTGCCACAAAAAGCGGAACTTCTATGGCCGCTCCGCAAGTGGCCGGGGCGATTGCATTGCTGTACAGCGCGAAGCCCGGGTTAAACTATTTAGACTGCAAACAGGCGCTGATGGATGGCGTTGATAAGTTTCCGGCCTATTCCGGAAAATGTGTATCCGGAGGACGCCTGAACGTCAGCCGTTCGCTGGATTTGCTTTATCCAATTAGAAAATATCCTTACAGCGAAAGTTTTGAAACCGGCTATGGACGCTGGAGTTATAACACAGGAAGTACGCCGTGGATCACCAATAGCGGGCCGACTCCATTACCCGGAACCGGCCCGTCGGCTGCGGCTGACGGGACGTACTACCTGTATGTACAAGGAGGCAACGCCTCAAAAACTGCAATATTGAAAACAACTTTCGACTTTCAAGCTCTGGTGAACCCCGAGATCAGTTGGTCGTACCACATGTATGGCGCGAACATCGGGCAGCTTTATCTTGAGGTCTCAACAAACGGGGTGTCGTGGGCCAATCCCCGGCTGCTTTTCGGTAATCAAGGAGATCAATGGTTTCGCACGAACGTCAGCCTATTGGCTTATGCTGGTATGACGAATGTACAAATCCGCTTCCGGTACTTTTTCAGTGAGTTTTTTGGACAGGAGGCGGAGACCGCGCTTGACCTGATATCGGTTGCCGAAGGCGCTGTAAGTAACGACTCCGACAATGACGGCCTGCCGAACGACTGGGAGACGCAATATTTCGGCGGGGCGACCAATGCCAACCCGAACGCGACTGCGTCCAACGGCGTCAACACGGTGCTCCAATGTTACATTGCCGGTCTTAATCCGACTAATGCAGCATCTTTCTTCAAGGCAACTGGATTGGAGAAAGACGGGGCAGGGAACGGCTTCGTTGTCCGGTGGAGCGCGGTTTCAGGCCGAGTCTATTCCGTTTATTCAGTCAGCAACCTGCTGAACAGTTTTCAGGGATTGGAAACCAATATAGCCTTTCCGCAGTCCAGTTACACCGATTCCGTATATCGCGCCGGACAGTTCTATAAAATCGACGTCCGGCTGGCGCAATAG
- a CDS encoding tRNA (cytidine(34)-2'-O)-methyltransferase, with protein sequence MRPRHQISFRWPNPPFNIVLVEPEIPQNTGNIARLCAATGTVLNLIEPLGFRLTDREVKRAGLDYWDAVEIRRFQNLEKFESDFSKHRKIFFSTSGHRNYTEAEYRPGDCLIFGSESRGLPLELLESHPDDVFNIPMKLENVRSLNLANAASIVLYEALRQSQGFACTETTKR encoded by the coding sequence ATGAGGCCAAGACACCAGATTAGTTTTCGCTGGCCAAACCCGCCCTTCAACATCGTGCTGGTCGAGCCGGAAATTCCACAGAACACCGGTAATATCGCCCGTCTCTGCGCTGCAACCGGCACCGTTCTTAATCTAATTGAACCGCTGGGATTCCGGCTGACCGACCGGGAGGTAAAACGCGCCGGACTCGATTACTGGGATGCCGTTGAAATCCGCCGGTTTCAAAACCTTGAAAAATTCGAGTCGGATTTTTCCAAACACCGGAAGATTTTCTTCAGCACGTCTGGGCATCGAAACTATACCGAGGCGGAATACCGGCCCGGCGACTGTCTGATCTTTGGCAGCGAAAGCCGCGGCCTGCCGCTGGAACTGCTCGAATCTCATCCGGATGATGTTTTCAACATTCCCATGAAGCTGGAAAACGTCCGCTCACTCAACCTTGCCAACGCCGCTTCGATCGTCCTCTACGAAGCTCTTCGGCAGTCACAAGGTTTTGCTTGTACAGAAACCACAAAACGGTAG
- the alr gene encoding alanine racemase, whose translation MNHSWIEIDLGRLKQNVRALRSAIPAETAVILVVKADAYGHGLVPTAKAAAEEGINWFAVAFLDEALKIRAALPDVNILVLGLVMPEHVSELLEKRIFPVITCLEHGLALAGAARARGMALPVHLKVDTGMGRLGVQWDEAGAVVNALDEAGGLEWAGVCSHFARVDPDQPDHASAQAAKFHDVLNVLPSTVFKHLSSSRAALYFPDWDLNGVRQGIVLYGYGANDPKGRFQTRPILQWKARVVQVKKVPADFAVGYYGTYRTEYPTQIATLAVGYADGYNRALSNKGDVLIGGRRCAVVGRVSMNWITADVGLDARVKTGDEAVLIGEQGEESIWADELSKICRTIPYEILTSIHASLERKYI comes from the coding sequence GTGAATCATTCATGGATTGAAATTGATCTGGGACGCCTGAAGCAGAATGTGCGTGCACTGCGTTCTGCGATTCCTGCCGAAACGGCTGTGATACTGGTCGTCAAGGCCGACGCCTACGGGCACGGGCTGGTTCCGACGGCTAAAGCGGCCGCCGAAGAAGGCATCAACTGGTTCGCGGTCGCCTTCCTTGATGAAGCACTCAAGATCCGCGCCGCCCTGCCGGATGTGAATATTCTGGTGCTGGGACTGGTGATGCCGGAGCATGTCAGTGAGCTTTTAGAAAAACGGATTTTCCCGGTGATTACCTGTCTTGAACACGGTCTGGCATTGGCCGGAGCCGCACGCGCCAGAGGGATGGCGCTTCCGGTGCACCTGAAAGTGGACACCGGCATGGGGCGCCTTGGTGTGCAGTGGGACGAAGCGGGAGCCGTCGTCAACGCGCTGGACGAAGCGGGCGGTCTCGAATGGGCGGGCGTTTGCAGCCATTTTGCCCGGGTTGACCCGGATCAGCCGGATCATGCTTCGGCGCAGGCGGCGAAGTTCCATGACGTGCTGAACGTTTTGCCTTCTACGGTTTTTAAACACCTTTCGAGCAGCCGTGCCGCGCTCTATTTCCCCGATTGGGATCTGAACGGCGTTCGGCAGGGAATCGTTCTCTACGGGTACGGCGCGAACGATCCGAAAGGACGGTTCCAAACCAGGCCGATTTTGCAGTGGAAGGCGAGGGTGGTGCAGGTCAAAAAAGTACCGGCCGATTTTGCAGTCGGTTATTACGGCACCTACCGCACGGAGTATCCTACCCAGATTGCCACGCTGGCGGTCGGCTATGCCGACGGCTATAACCGCGCGCTGAGCAACAAAGGTGACGTGCTGATCGGCGGTCGGCGTTGTGCTGTGGTCGGACGTGTCAGCATGAACTGGATCACGGCGGATGTCGGTCTGGATGCCAGAGTGAAAACGGGCGACGAGGCGGTTCTGATCGGTGAACAGGGCGAGGAATCAATCTGGGCCGATGAACTGTCAAAAATCTGCCGAACCATTCCGTACGAAATTCTCACCAGCATTCATGCTTCGCTGGAGAGAAAATATATTTAG